A window of Deinococcus cellulosilyticus NBRC 106333 = KACC 11606 contains these coding sequences:
- a CDS encoding phosphohydrolase produces the protein MNQNTKFRIQIEDGQVQKVTPANTELAVAFSSPRQKILDEMDQGIRSDLSQYPKALKAYDMLIKDPEALAHWDMSNYITMRKLGYNDHGRVHAWMTGAASLAILELLLQEGVKPDFVESGFGDVDDANLIVILGTMLHDIGNEVHREQHEQYGVILAMPILDRILPEIYEDVYKRTKVRGFILHCINCHDINPPPLTIEGGITAVADGTDITKGRGRKAYMLGSVDIHSLSALAVDEVKIVKGRETPVEIRAIYNNPAGIFQLEEVLAPKVIRTPLSKYVTITAVHSNTEDKLLRRVRLNGAQFVLETDET, from the coding sequence ATGAACCAGAACACCAAGTTCCGCATCCAGATTGAAGACGGTCAGGTTCAGAAAGTCACCCCCGCAAACACCGAACTTGCGGTGGCGTTCTCCAGCCCGAGACAGAAGATCCTTGATGAAATGGATCAGGGCATTCGCAGCGATCTTTCCCAGTACCCCAAAGCCCTCAAAGCCTACGACATGCTGATCAAGGACCCCGAAGCCCTGGCCCACTGGGACATGAGCAATTACATCACCATGCGGAAACTGGGGTACAACGACCATGGGCGTGTGCATGCCTGGATGACCGGAGCGGCTTCGCTGGCCATTCTGGAACTGCTCTTGCAAGAAGGGGTCAAACCCGACTTTGTGGAAAGTGGTTTTGGAGACGTGGACGATGCCAACCTGATCGTCATTCTCGGGACCATGTTGCACGACATCGGCAATGAGGTGCACCGCGAACAGCACGAGCAGTATGGGGTGATCCTTGCCATGCCCATCCTGGACCGCATCCTTCCTGAAATCTACGAGGATGTGTACAAAAGGACCAAGGTGCGCGGGTTCATCTTGCACTGCATCAACTGTCACGACATCAATCCTCCACCCCTCACCATCGAAGGGGGCATCACTGCAGTTGCGGATGGAACGGACATCACCAAAGGACGGGGTCGCAAAGCCTACATGCTGGGCAGCGTGGACATCCACAGCCTGAGTGCGCTGGCCGTAGATGAAGTCAAGATCGTCAAGGGCCGCGAAACCCCGGTGGAAATCCGGGCCATCTACAACAACCCTGCAGGTATTTTTCAGCTTGAGGAGGTGCTTGCTCCCAAAGTGATCCGCACACCCCTCAGCAAATACGTGACCATCACTGCGGTGCACTCCAACACCGAGGACAAACTGCTCAGGCGTGTGCGCTTGAATGGTGCCCAGTTCGTTCTGGAGACCGACGAAACTTAA
- a CDS encoding phosphorylase family protein, translated as MGEIHLHAEPGQVAEFVLLPGDPNRSRWIAETFLQDPVLYTDNRQLLGYTGTYKGVRVSVQTTGMGCPSAAIVTEEIIRLGARYLLRVGTLGASHPSVRPADLVIAQASVPNDGTTRQFFGGAPYAPIASYQILEASVQAARNTRIKHHIGLIMTEDAFYASTPEHARLWAARGVLGFEMEASAIFTVAAMHGVHAGCMAIASNNIGDPEFVDPAILRQGVQSMIEVALEAFCLIHQEAGNE; from the coding sequence ATGGGTGAAATTCATCTTCATGCAGAGCCCGGGCAGGTGGCTGAATTTGTGCTGCTGCCCGGTGACCCGAACCGCTCACGCTGGATTGCCGAGACATTTTTGCAGGACCCCGTGCTGTACACCGACAACCGCCAGCTTCTGGGGTACACCGGAACCTACAAGGGGGTCCGGGTCAGTGTCCAGACCACCGGAATGGGTTGCCCCAGTGCAGCCATTGTCACTGAGGAAATCATTCGCCTGGGGGCCCGTTACCTGCTCAGGGTGGGAACTCTGGGGGCTTCCCATCCCAGTGTGCGGCCTGCCGATCTGGTGATCGCTCAGGCCAGTGTGCCCAACGATGGGACCACCCGGCAGTTTTTTGGTGGGGCACCTTACGCACCGATTGCAAGTTACCAGATTCTGGAGGCTTCGGTGCAGGCGGCACGCAACACCCGGATCAAACACCACATCGGTCTGATCATGACCGAGGATGCGTTCTATGCCAGCACCCCGGAACATGCTAGACTCTGGGCCGCAAGAGGCGTGCTGGGCTTTGAAATGGAAGCCAGTGCCATCTTCACGGTGGCAGCCATGCATGGTGTGCATGCGGGATGCATGGCGATTGCAAGCAACAACATCGGGGACCCTGAATTTGTGGACCCCGCCATCCTCAGGCAGGGGGTGCAGAGCATGATCGAGGTGGCTCTGGAAGCGTTCTGCCTGATTCATCAGGAGGCTGGAAATGAGTGA
- a CDS encoding DUF2259 domain-containing protein: MRFLLGIFLLTAGSAFAADQSTLQFLGFSKDGKYAAYEQYGIHDGSGFPFSEIVVLNVPQNKAILTVKKSLQEDGAEVKDARSQALKAATLNKYGILKTRLGRSVYANPLGKTSVQFQAKQKAYTMSVQPIPFKVTDCINPTAKGVSVQLNKKVIFKDIALPKDRICPQKYGIHQMRVWDSSKSFVAFIRYEKDGFEGPDVRYWAVSGILP; this comes from the coding sequence ATGCGTTTCTTACTGGGCATTTTTCTCCTCACTGCAGGTTCCGCTTTCGCTGCCGACCAGTCCACCCTGCAATTTCTGGGTTTTTCAAAAGATGGCAAATATGCTGCCTACGAACAGTACGGCATTCATGATGGGAGTGGCTTTCCCTTCAGCGAAATTGTGGTCTTGAATGTGCCCCAGAACAAAGCCATCCTGACCGTGAAGAAATCCCTGCAAGAGGATGGGGCAGAGGTGAAAGATGCCCGTAGCCAGGCCCTGAAAGCAGCCACTTTAAACAAATACGGCATTCTGAAGACCCGCCTGGGCCGCAGTGTGTATGCCAACCCTCTGGGGAAGACCAGTGTGCAGTTTCAGGCGAAGCAAAAGGCCTACACCATGAGCGTGCAGCCCATTCCCTTCAAGGTGACAGACTGCATCAACCCAACAGCAAAAGGGGTGTCGGTCCAGCTCAACAAGAAAGTCATCTTTAAAGACATTGCTCTGCCTAAAGACCGCATTTGCCCACAAAAATATGGCATCCATCAGATGAGGGTCTGGGACAGCAGCAAATCCTTTGTCGCTTTCATCCGCTACGAAAAAGACGGGTTTGAGGGGCCAGATGTGCGTTACTGGGCGGTTTCAGGCATTTTGCCTTAA
- a CDS encoding NERD domain-containing protein: MTFFKRLFKPKPVEPELDDPDDTEQEDTPPQPRPIPKGVGDILGEMPDEWLIRENVTIERMSVDYIAVSPYGVFCIFEPAKRGKVTATPRGLYVNGDKIEPLPTDVTGVLKPLRKYLGVPLEPIMVFRDSEIMGSEVGALKIFSPERLKTYLTFKVEYLHSDTELREVLKRINVLLEEAKKWRY, encoded by the coding sequence ATGACCTTCTTCAAACGCCTCTTCAAACCCAAGCCCGTAGAACCCGAGTTGGATGACCCCGACGACACCGAGCAGGAGGACACCCCACCCCAGCCCAGGCCCATTCCGAAAGGCGTGGGAGACATTCTCGGAGAAATGCCAGACGAATGGCTCATTCGGGAGAATGTCACCATCGAACGCATGTCGGTGGACTACATCGCTGTTTCACCTTACGGGGTGTTCTGCATTTTTGAACCTGCCAAGCGGGGCAAGGTCACCGCGACCCCCCGGGGCCTCTACGTCAACGGAGACAAAATTGAGCCCCTCCCCACAGATGTGACGGGTGTGCTCAAACCCCTCAGGAAGTACCTGGGTGTCCCACTTGAGCCCATCATGGTGTTTCGGGACAGTGAAATCATGGGGTCTGAGGTGGGAGCCCTGAAGATCTTTTCTCCCGAGCGCCTGAAAACCTACCTGACCTTCAAGGTCGAGTATCTTCACAGCGACACCGAACTGCGTGAAGTCCTCAAGCGCATCAATGTGTTGCTGGAAGAAGCCAAAAAGTGGCGCTACTGA
- a CDS encoding acyl-CoA mutase large subunit family protein, translated as MSTKNEWLSTQYQKAISKFPERQYNFKTLSDLEPEPLYTEEDVKDLKQEDLGFPGEYPYTRGVQPSMYRAKLWTMRMFAGFGSAEQTNERFKALLGAGQTGLSTAFDLPTLMGYDSDHPFSRGEVGKCGVAVASLADMEILFQDINPEAVTTSMTINSPANAIWAMYIANAQKQGYDITKVGGTIQNDILKEFIAQKEFIFPPEPSVKLVIDTFEWAPQHMPKWNFISVSGYHIREAGSTAVQELAFTLADGFHYVEKALERGLDIDEFAPRISFFFDVHNDFFEEIAKFRAARRIWAREMRHRYGAKNPRSWMLRTHAQTAGVSLTAQQPLNNISRVAIQALAAVLGGTNSLHTDSFDEALALPTEEAATIALRTQQIIAYETGVAGVVDPLGGSYYVEALTSKIEQDAMRYIQQIRDLGGVEQGIELGYYAREIQEAAYQYQQEVDRKDRLIVGVNAFTDDRPLNVPIQLIDPVVERIQAERLARVRRERDPQRAKNALEGLRDAAVMGLNTMPAFIECSHAYCTLGEMMDVLRKVYGEYVEPITV; from the coding sequence ATGTCCACGAAAAATGAATGGCTGAGCACGCAGTACCAGAAGGCCATTTCGAAGTTCCCCGAACGGCAATACAACTTCAAGACCCTCTCTGACCTTGAGCCTGAACCCCTCTACACTGAAGAGGACGTCAAAGACCTGAAACAGGAAGACCTCGGATTCCCAGGTGAGTACCCTTACACCCGTGGTGTGCAGCCCAGCATGTACCGGGCAAAACTCTGGACCATGCGCATGTTTGCCGGGTTTGGCAGTGCAGAACAGACAAATGAACGCTTCAAGGCCTTGCTTGGTGCAGGCCAGACGGGCCTTTCCACGGCCTTTGACCTCCCCACCCTGATGGGTTACGACTCGGACCACCCTTTCTCCAGAGGGGAGGTGGGCAAGTGTGGTGTGGCTGTGGCCAGCTTGGCAGACATGGAAATCCTTTTCCAGGACATCAACCCTGAAGCGGTCACCACCTCCATGACCATCAACAGTCCAGCCAATGCCATCTGGGCCATGTACATTGCCAACGCCCAGAAGCAGGGCTACGACATCACAAAAGTGGGCGGCACCATCCAGAACGACATCCTCAAGGAGTTCATTGCCCAGAAGGAATTCATTTTCCCCCCCGAACCCAGTGTGAAACTGGTGATCGACACCTTCGAGTGGGCTCCACAGCACATGCCGAAGTGGAACTTCATCAGCGTTTCGGGCTACCACATCCGTGAAGCAGGATCGACTGCAGTGCAGGAACTGGCTTTTACGCTGGCAGACGGTTTCCATTATGTGGAAAAGGCGCTGGAGCGGGGTCTGGACATCGACGAGTTTGCCCCCCGCATCAGTTTCTTCTTTGATGTGCACAATGACTTCTTCGAGGAGATTGCCAAGTTTCGTGCGGCCAGACGCATCTGGGCCAGGGAAATGCGTCACCGTTACGGTGCGAAAAACCCCCGAAGCTGGATGCTCAGAACCCACGCCCAGACGGCAGGGGTGAGCCTCACCGCCCAGCAACCCCTCAACAACATCTCCCGCGTGGCAATTCAGGCCCTGGCGGCTGTCCTGGGCGGAACCAACAGTCTACACACCGACTCGTTCGATGAGGCCCTGGCCCTGCCCACCGAGGAGGCTGCCACCATCGCCCTGAGAACCCAGCAGATCATTGCATACGAGACAGGTGTGGCCGGAGTGGTGGACCCTCTTGGCGGAAGCTACTACGTTGAAGCCCTCACCAGCAAAATTGAGCAAGACGCCATGCGCTACATCCAGCAGATCCGTGATCTGGGTGGGGTGGAGCAGGGCATTGAACTGGGCTATTATGCCCGGGAAATTCAGGAGGCCGCCTACCAGTACCAGCAGGAAGTGGACCGCAAAGACCGCCTGATCGTGGGCGTCAATGCCTTCACCGATGACAGACCCCTCAATGTGCCCATCCAGCTCATTGATCCGGTGGTGGAACGCATTCAGGCCGAGCGCCTGGCCCGGGTGCGCCGTGAACGTGACCCCCAGAGGGCGAAAAATGCACTGGAAGGCCTGCGCGATGCTGCAGTGATGGGTCTCAACACCATGCCTGCGTTCATTGAGTGCTCGCACGCCTACTGCACCCTGGGCGAGATGATGGATGTGCTCAGGAAAGTGTATGGCGAGTACGTCGAACCCATCACCGTTTGA
- a CDS encoding DUF2785 domain-containing protein, with protein sequence MKKWLLTLVLLSLPAFAQEQCGKAPYDADFWQNVRSGQLPEGQSADALSDVLVQCLASPDPVLRDNLGYEIYASWLRGGALTDEGARKLTTALLAGLKSGLGEQGTSSVFRRTFSALILSEVMRRDARSRFLLDAEFSGVVEGIAVHLTGEKDLRARTDTEGWMHGVAHAADVLWRIAENPRTTQQDLDVLLAALSSKVAPDQEVFYTHNEPERMARVITTLVARGDYPTEKLEDWISGLLYGTTWRSSFDSEKGMARLHNTRQFFQALYFQLLFPAPESDQARALEGPIRRGLNTLDLY encoded by the coding sequence ATGAAAAAATGGCTGCTGACCCTGGTCCTGCTGTCCCTGCCTGCTTTTGCCCAGGAACAGTGCGGAAAGGCCCCTTATGATGCAGACTTCTGGCAAAACGTGCGCTCTGGACAACTGCCAGAGGGCCAATCTGCAGATGCCCTCAGTGATGTGCTGGTTCAGTGTCTGGCTTCACCTGACCCGGTCTTGCGGGACAACCTGGGATATGAAATTTACGCCTCATGGCTCAGGGGAGGGGCACTCACAGATGAGGGAGCAAGGAAACTCACCACAGCATTGCTTGCAGGACTGAAGTCCGGCCTGGGAGAGCAGGGGACTTCCAGTGTCTTCAGACGCACCTTCTCTGCCCTGATCCTCTCTGAAGTGATGCGTCGGGATGCCCGTTCCCGTTTTCTCCTGGATGCGGAGTTCTCAGGGGTGGTGGAGGGTATTGCTGTCCACCTGACCGGTGAAAAAGACCTGCGGGCCCGAACAGACACTGAAGGCTGGATGCATGGAGTGGCCCACGCCGCAGATGTGCTGTGGCGCATTGCAGAAAACCCCCGAACCACCCAGCAGGATCTGGATGTCCTGCTTGCTGCACTTTCCAGCAAAGTGGCCCCCGATCAGGAGGTTTTCTACACCCACAATGAACCGGAAAGAATGGCCCGGGTGATCACTACCCTGGTTGCCCGTGGAGATTACCCCACTGAAAAACTGGAAGACTGGATTTCAGGCCTGCTTTATGGCACCACCTGGCGCAGTTCCTTTGACAGCGAAAAAGGCATGGCAAGGCTCCACAACACCCGGCAGTTCTTTCAGGCCCTGTATTTTCAATTGCTCTTTCCTGCCCCCGAAAGCGATCAGGCGAGGGCACTGGAAGGCCCCATCCGCAGAGGGTTGAACACGCTGGATCTGTATTGA
- a CDS encoding enoyl-CoA hydratase/isomerase family protein gives MSEMLEAEFENITLDQDGALGILTINRPKSLNALNIETFREIAEAIMLIEENPEVEALIVTGSGDKAFVAGADINEIADLEGAFNGRDLSLQGQDIFQQISQLPFLTIAAVNGYALGGGLELAMACDLRIASPGAKLGLPEATIGLIPGYGGTQRLPRLVGVGRALDIMVSGRLVDAKEAREIGLVNEVVDQPLERAKEYARNMLSKTAPLAVGLIKEAVRRGMDTTFADALEIEADLFGMAVATEDRKEGTKAFLEKRKPNFKGE, from the coding sequence ATGAGTGAAATGCTGGAAGCAGAATTTGAGAACATCACGCTGGATCAGGACGGTGCTCTGGGCATCCTGACCATCAACCGCCCAAAGAGCCTGAACGCCCTGAACATCGAGACCTTCCGTGAGATCGCAGAAGCCATCATGCTGATCGAGGAGAACCCGGAAGTGGAAGCCCTGATCGTGACGGGCAGTGGAGACAAAGCTTTTGTGGCCGGAGCAGACATCAACGAGATTGCCGATCTGGAAGGGGCTTTCAATGGCCGTGACCTGAGTTTGCAGGGTCAGGACATCTTCCAGCAGATTTCCCAGTTGCCTTTTCTGACCATTGCTGCCGTGAACGGCTATGCCCTGGGCGGAGGGCTGGAATTGGCCATGGCGTGCGACCTGCGCATTGCTTCTCCAGGTGCAAAACTTGGGCTCCCAGAAGCCACCATTGGTCTCATCCCTGGGTATGGTGGAACGCAACGCCTGCCTCGACTGGTGGGGGTGGGACGTGCCCTGGACATCATGGTTTCTGGCCGTCTGGTGGACGCAAAAGAGGCCCGCGAGATCGGTCTGGTCAATGAGGTGGTGGATCAGCCTCTGGAACGCGCCAAGGAATATGCCCGCAACATGCTGTCCAAAACCGCTCCACTGGCCGTGGGCCTGATCAAGGAGGCTGTGCGCAGAGGAATGGACACCACCTTTGCAGACGCCCTGGAAATCGAGGCAGATCTTTTTGGTATGGCTGTGGCCACCGAAGACCGCAAAGAGGGCACAAAAGCTTTCCTGGAGAAACGCAAACCCAACTTCAAAGGGGAATAG
- a CDS encoding ABC transporter ATP-binding protein, with the protein MSVLQAVEIHHTFGTTEVLKGVSLQLNPGEVVALTGPSGSGKSTLLHLLAGLERPTQGQVMWGGSQVSTLRGAPLDRLRNQHIGLVFQQHYLLSDLTVLHNALVPSWIQARHDQEEALELLARVGLAHRLQHYPSQLSGGERQRVALVRAVLNRPSVILADEPTGNLDQHNTQEVMRLLLELARERGSGVLLVTHDQPLAEKADRILRLLDGALVS; encoded by the coding sequence GTGTCTGTGCTGCAAGCCGTTGAAATCCACCACACCTTCGGGACCACCGAGGTTTTAAAAGGGGTCAGCTTACAGCTGAACCCCGGAGAAGTTGTTGCCCTGACCGGACCTTCCGGAAGTGGAAAAAGCACACTGCTGCACCTGCTTGCAGGCCTCGAACGCCCCACCCAGGGACAGGTGATGTGGGGAGGGTCCCAGGTCAGCACCCTGAGGGGAGCCCCTCTGGACCGCCTGAGGAACCAGCACATTGGTCTGGTCTTCCAGCAGCACTACCTGCTCAGCGACCTGACGGTGCTGCACAATGCCCTGGTCCCGAGCTGGATTCAGGCACGGCACGATCAGGAGGAAGCCCTGGAGCTTCTTGCTCGTGTGGGTCTGGCGCACCGCCTGCAGCACTATCCCTCTCAGCTTTCCGGAGGGGAGAGGCAGCGGGTGGCCCTGGTTCGTGCGGTCCTCAACCGTCCATCAGTGATTCTTGCCGATGAACCCACTGGAAACCTCGACCAGCACAACACCCAGGAAGTGATGCGTTTGCTGCTGGAACTGGCCCGTGAACGGGGATCAGGGGTTTTGCTGGTCACCCACGATCAGCCGCTTGCTGAGAAGGCAGACCGGATTTTGCGGCTGCTGGACGGTGCTCTGGTCAGTTAA
- a CDS encoding Crp/Fnr family transcriptional regulator, with translation MQSSQAIMDLQNQTLFADLPEETIQRIAQSAILRHYSAGNALFDQEESGEALYLIVSGEIGIEHYGALGQERVINQMYAPCIVGEVAVLTHVPRTATARCLTAVRCYVIYRDIFKELSRKYPQILWNLASILAERLTQTNRDLTMRTFANAETWIAYTLHSMFEERHRKNVPKHNELPVTHADLARRSGNSRETITRTLKKLEEVGVVKTHPRMIKILNAEELEALANDLGDF, from the coding sequence ATGCAATCCAGCCAAGCCATCATGGACTTGCAAAACCAGACCCTTTTTGCTGACCTCCCCGAAGAGACCATCCAGCGCATTGCCCAGTCGGCGATCCTGCGCCATTACAGCGCCGGAAACGCCCTGTTCGATCAGGAGGAAAGCGGAGAAGCCCTTTACCTGATCGTCAGTGGTGAGATTGGCATTGAGCATTACGGAGCCCTCGGGCAGGAACGGGTGATCAACCAGATGTACGCGCCGTGCATTGTGGGCGAGGTGGCGGTGCTGACCCACGTTCCACGCACGGCCACAGCACGCTGCCTCACTGCGGTGCGCTGCTATGTGATCTACCGGGACATCTTCAAGGAACTGAGTCGCAAGTATCCGCAAATCTTATGGAACCTCGCCAGCATTCTCGCAGAGCGCCTCACCCAGACCAACCGGGACCTCACCATGCGCACCTTTGCCAACGCCGAGACGTGGATTGCCTACACCCTGCACTCCATGTTCGAGGAGCGTCACCGCAAGAACGTGCCCAAACACAACGAGCTTCCGGTCACGCACGCGGATCTGGCAAGGCGCAGCGGAAACAGCCGTGAAACCATCACCCGAACCCTCAAGAAACTCGAAGAGGTCGGCGTGGTGAAGACCCACCCCCGCATGATCAAGATCCTCAACGCAGAGGAACTTGAAGCCCTCGCCAACGACCTGGGCGACTTCTAA
- the queG gene encoding tRNA epoxyqueuosine(34) reductase QueG produces the protein MNRQDLLLEKALELGFDVAGWAVATTPPEATTRYQQWLEKGFHAGMDYLERQLVRRNDLTTTLSGARSVLVLGISHAFPDLEVPAGGVRVGRVARYAWTPDYHGQIEPLLRDLEETATQLGVRSRGCVDYAPIMERELSSRAFLGWQGKSGMMISQKLGAFVTLAVLLTDLEMEEQGRHVDRCGRCQACVNACPTSAIQEGRVIDSRRCISYLTIEHRGPIPQEFRSGMGSWLFGCDHCLEVCPWSIKAGAVSRNLIPNPELAHPDLSVFFEGSNRDFDRRFAHTAFSRPRRKGMARNALMVLGNLRDPLHLALVLKGAQDEAWEVRASAAWALGQFEEKQSLSAIENLLQDPQEEVRQEASRQLAKI, from the coding sequence GTGAACAGGCAGGACCTCCTTCTGGAAAAAGCACTGGAACTTGGATTTGATGTGGCCGGGTGGGCTGTGGCCACCACCCCTCCAGAGGCCACCACCCGTTACCAGCAGTGGCTGGAAAAGGGATTCCATGCTGGGATGGATTATCTGGAGCGGCAACTTGTGCGCAGAAATGACCTGACCACCACCCTCTCCGGAGCCAGAAGTGTGCTGGTGCTGGGCATCTCCCATGCTTTTCCTGATCTGGAGGTTCCTGCAGGAGGGGTGCGGGTCGGGCGGGTGGCCCGTTACGCCTGGACCCCTGATTACCACGGCCAGATTGAACCCCTGCTCAGAGACCTGGAAGAAACAGCAACCCAGCTTGGCGTTCGCAGCAGGGGGTGTGTGGATTATGCCCCCATCATGGAAAGGGAACTGTCATCCAGGGCTTTTCTCGGGTGGCAGGGCAAAAGTGGCATGATGATCTCCCAGAAACTCGGGGCCTTTGTGACCCTTGCGGTTCTGCTGACCGATCTGGAAATGGAAGAGCAGGGGAGACATGTGGACCGCTGTGGACGCTGTCAGGCCTGTGTCAATGCCTGCCCCACCTCGGCCATTCAGGAGGGACGGGTGATTGATTCCAGACGGTGCATCTCTTATCTGACCATTGAACACCGGGGACCCATCCCCCAGGAGTTTCGTTCAGGAATGGGGTCCTGGCTTTTTGGGTGTGACCATTGCCTGGAGGTCTGCCCCTGGAGCATCAAGGCCGGTGCCGTTTCACGAAACCTCATTCCCAATCCAGAACTGGCCCATCCCGACCTTTCGGTGTTTTTTGAGGGGTCCAACCGGGATTTTGACCGCAGGTTTGCCCACACGGCTTTTTCCAGACCCAGACGCAAGGGTATGGCCCGCAATGCCCTGATGGTACTGGGCAACCTGAGGGACCCACTGCACCTTGCTCTGGTCCTCAAAGGAGCGCAGGATGAAGCCTGGGAGGTGAGGGCCTCTGCTGCGTGGGCCCTTGGACAATTTGAAGAAAAACAGTCCCTTTCTGCAATCGAAAACCTCCTGCAAGATCCCCAGGAAGAGGTCAGGCAGGAGGCCAGCAGACAGCTTGCAAAAATTTAG
- a CDS encoding EcsC family protein produces MPQDHPNEPVNPEVQGTEEASTDLMLYEKAQDARLYHQKARDDIDRWASARPSALEKTGKKTALLIERSLGSLGKYIPESMTERVTGAVEQALESTAHLADRLLDEEKIEKSVQETRKSIPCELQARDAVARKIILENLSVGTVSGAAAGAGGWATILLDVPVLITVTQRVIRQVAAAYGYRVDTPEEQAIARGILGSASALDVGQREKFIFSMHAVSRALRQGAGLDKVVSILLPATLEKLGVREIAKSIGINLTQRKALQLVPLVGAAVGGTMNALTIKDTATAAFMVYRKRWLEEHTDVYDGMQTPEEEVIEAVAVDEPA; encoded by the coding sequence ATGCCACAAGACCATCCAAATGAACCGGTGAATCCCGAGGTCCAGGGGACAGAAGAAGCCAGCACGGATCTGATGCTGTACGAGAAGGCGCAAGACGCCCGGCTCTACCACCAGAAAGCCCGCGACGACATCGACCGCTGGGCAAGTGCCAGACCCAGTGCCCTGGAAAAAACAGGCAAAAAGACCGCCCTGCTGATTGAACGCAGCCTCGGTTCTCTGGGCAAATACATCCCGGAAAGCATGACAGAACGGGTGACAGGTGCTGTCGAGCAGGCCCTGGAGAGCACTGCTCATCTGGCGGACCGCCTGCTGGATGAGGAGAAAATCGAAAAGAGCGTGCAGGAAACCCGCAAGAGCATTCCCTGTGAGTTGCAGGCCAGAGACGCCGTGGCCCGCAAAATCATTCTGGAAAACCTGAGCGTGGGCACAGTCTCAGGTGCAGCAGCAGGCGCAGGAGGCTGGGCCACCATCCTGCTGGATGTTCCCGTCCTGATCACCGTGACCCAGCGCGTGATCCGGCAGGTGGCTGCCGCTTATGGGTACCGGGTGGATACCCCGGAAGAGCAGGCCATTGCCCGGGGCATTCTGGGTTCTGCATCTGCACTGGATGTGGGCCAGCGTGAAAAGTTCATTTTCAGCATGCACGCGGTCAGCCGGGCACTCAGGCAGGGAGCTGGACTCGACAAGGTGGTGTCAATTTTACTGCCTGCCACCCTGGAGAAACTGGGTGTGCGTGAAATTGCCAAAAGCATTGGAATCAACCTGACCCAGCGCAAAGCCCTGCAACTGGTGCCTCTGGTGGGTGCTGCAGTGGGGGGCACCATGAATGCCCTCACCATCAAGGACACCGCCACAGCAGCGTTCATGGTGTACCGCAAACGCTGGCTGGAAGAGCACACTGATGTTTATGATGGGATGCAGACGCCAGAAGAAGAGGTCATCGAGGCTGTGGCAGTGGATGAACCTGCCTGA
- the aroH gene encoding chorismate mutase yields MMRGIRGATTVTENTSEAIHEATTELLQKMLDSNDVEFENICSIIFTVTPDINAAFPAEAARAIGMTTVPLLNALEIPVPGRLQKAIRVMMHVETQKKQAEVKHIYLREAVVLRPDIASAQ; encoded by the coding sequence ATGATGCGCGGGATTCGCGGTGCCACCACCGTCACTGAAAACACCTCTGAAGCCATTCACGAAGCCACAACCGAGCTGCTGCAAAAAATGCTGGACAGCAACGATGTGGAATTTGAAAACATCTGCTCCATCATCTTCACCGTCACGCCAGACATCAACGCTGCCTTTCCAGCAGAAGCTGCACGGGCCATTGGCATGACCACTGTTCCCCTGTTGAACGCACTGGAAATTCCGGTTCCTGGACGCCTGCAGAAGGCCATCCGTGTGATGATGCACGTGGAAACCCAGAAAAAGCAGGCAGAAGTCAAACACATCTACCTGCGTGAAGCTGTGGTGCTGCGCCCTGACATTGCCAGCGCACAGTAA